Proteins from one Triticum aestivum cultivar Chinese Spring chromosome 7A, IWGSC CS RefSeq v2.1, whole genome shotgun sequence genomic window:
- the LOC123146964 gene encoding aspartyl protease family protein At5g10770, which produces MTISAMPLLLLLLVSLSVGSCVGDHHQLLNFMTVKTSSLKHIAEGAVCSGHKVTMPSGDGVRWVPMNRPHGPCSSAAATTVVDGMLLWDQLRTSSIRRKLSGGRAGDGLPVIHSREAKTSNIDSSMTAKSTLGGSGGTSSTTMERTSEHLYSKVSQTVVVDTSSDIPWVQCLPCPAPQCHLQKDQLYDPANSSTYAPIPCGSPACTELGSSHSSGCSAGSDQCKYILDYGDGRATAGTYVTDTLTLSPTIAVKGFRFGCSHAVRGTFSDQTAGVLALGGGAGSLLAQTAETFGNAFSYCVPHPSSDGFLSLGGPVGNSSQFTSTPLIKNQHAPTFYIVRLEAITVAGRRLDVPPATFAGGAVMDSGAVVTQLPPSAYAALRAAFRSAMTAYGPLADPVRNLDTCYDLTRFPEVNVPKVSLVFAGGATLELEPASIMLDGCLAFTASPGGHGSIGFIGNVQQQTYEVLYDVGSGSVGFRSGAC; this is translated from the exons ATGACGATTTCCGCTATGCCGCTGCTATTGCTTCTTCTTGTCAGCTTGTCTGTAGGTTCTTGTGTGGGTGACCATCATCAGCTCCTCAACTTCATGACAGTGAAAACAAGCTCCCTAAAGCATATCGCAGAAGGCGCCGTCTGCTCCGGACACAAGG TGACAATGCCGTCCGGCGACGGTGTCAGGTGGGTACCGATGAACCGCCCGCACGGCccatgctcgtcggcggcggcgactacGGTCGTCGACGGCATGCTCCTGTGGGACCAGCTACGCACCAGCTCAATCCGGAGGAAGCTCTCCGGCGGCAGGGCCGGCGATGGCCTGCCGGTCATCCACTCCCGTGAAGCCAAAACTAGCAACATCGACAGCAGTATGACTGCGAAAAGCACGCTGGGGGGCAGCGGCGGGACAAGCTCCACGACAATGGAAAGGACCAGCGAACACTTGTACTCCAAGGTGAGCCAAACGGTGGTGGTGGACACGAGCAGCGACATTCCGTGGGTGCAGTGCCTCCCGTGCCCCGCCCCGCAGTGTCACCTCCAGAAGGACCAACTCTACGACCCCGCCAACTCCAGCACGTACGCACCTATCCCCTGCGGCTCCCCTGCCTGCACGGAGCTCGGTAGCAGCCACAGCAGTGGCTGCTCCGCCGGCTCCGACCAATGCAAGTACATCCTCGACTACGGCGACGGCAGGGCCACCGCCGGGACATACGTCACCGACACGCTGACCTTGTCGCCCACCATCGCGGTCAAGGGCTTCCGGTTCGGGTGCAGCCACGCCGTGAGGGGCACCTTCAGTGACCAGACCGCCGGCGTCCTGGCCCTCGGCGGTGGCGCTGGGTCCCTCCTTGCGCAGACCGCGGAGACCTTCGGCAACGCCTTCTCCTACTGCGTCCCGCACCCGAGCTCCGATGGATTCCTCTCGCTGGGCGGGCCGGTGGGGAACTCGTCGCAGTTCACGAGCACGCCTCTGATCAAGAACCAACACGCTCCGACGTTCTACATCGTCCGCCTGGAGGCAATCACCGTGGCCGGGAGGCGGCTCGACGTGCCGCCGGCTACGTTCGCCGGTGGTGCGGTGATGGACTCAGGGGCGGTCGTCACGCAGCTGCCACCGTCGGCATACGCAGCGCTGCGGGCAGCGTTCAGGAGCGCCATGACGGCGTATGGCCCGCTTGCGGATCCCGTACGCAACCTTGACACGTGCTATGACTTGACCCGCTTCCCCGAGGTCAATGTCCCCAAGGTGTCCCTAGTGTTCGCAGGCGGTGCCACCTTGGAGCTCGAGCCGGCGTCCATCATGCTGGACGGCTGCCTGGCTTTCACGGCCTCCCCTGGCGGCCACGGCTCCATCGGATTCATCGGCAACGTGCAGCAgcagacctacgaggttttgtacgACGTCGGCAGCGGGAGCGTGGGATTCCGCAGTGGCGCGTGCTGA